In the Maribacter sp. MJ134 genome, one interval contains:
- a CDS encoding heavy-metal-associated domain-containing protein, whose amino-acid sequence MKKTIIVALVVGMMTVFGANAQKAMDKFMVQVDGLGCPFCAYGLEKKFKEFKGIKQVKIDIETGDFSFAYPAEKELTLVAVQQQVEKAGYTPITTKIERADGTIEASEKQSLSAKTEGTVTKKLMVVGNCGMCEARISEAAKGVAGVSDISWDKDTKMMQVSFDAGATTLSEIEKAIAKAGHDTKNYKAEKGTYDQLPACCHYDRIGK is encoded by the coding sequence ATGAAAAAAACAATAATAGTAGCATTGGTCGTCGGGATGATGACCGTGTTTGGAGCAAATGCTCAAAAAGCGATGGATAAATTTATGGTGCAGGTAGACGGCCTTGGTTGTCCTTTTTGCGCTTACGGACTAGAGAAAAAGTTCAAGGAGTTCAAGGGTATTAAACAGGTAAAGATTGATATTGAGACTGGAGATTTCAGTTTTGCTTATCCAGCGGAAAAAGAACTGACCTTGGTTGCTGTTCAACAACAGGTAGAAAAAGCGGGGTATACCCCAATAACTACCAAAATAGAGCGAGCAGATGGTACGATTGAAGCGTCGGAAAAACAGTCGCTCTCCGCTAAAACGGAAGGGACTGTGACCAAAAAACTCATGGTCGTGGGTAATTGCGGTATGTGCGAGGCACGGATTAGCGAGGCGGCCAAAGGTGTAGCCGGAGTTTCTGATATTTCTTGGGACAAGGATACCAAAATGATGCAGGTGTCCTTTGACGCGGGTGCAACAACACTGTCAGAAATAGAAAAGGCGATTGCAAAAGCGGGCCACGATACTAAAAATTATAAGGCGGAAAAAGGAACATATGACCAGTTACCTGCTTGCTGTCATTATGATAGGATAGGCAAATAA
- a CDS encoding rod shape-determining protein MreD produces MISSSFFINILRFILLILVQVLVFNRLNFFGFINPMIYILFIYWYPIKENRTTFLIISFILGFLIDIFSDTLAINAAATITIAYLRPTIMRFVFGVNYEFQSFKLNNSTKAQQFTFLALLIVIHHVVFFTLEIFSFANSLLIIQKTFAIGLASLILGLLFSTLFSTKKE; encoded by the coding sequence ATGATCAGTAGTTCCTTTTTTATAAATATCCTAAGGTTCATCTTGCTGATTTTGGTACAGGTGCTCGTATTCAACAGATTAAATTTCTTTGGCTTCATCAACCCCATGATTTATATTCTGTTCATCTATTGGTATCCGATAAAGGAAAACAGAACCACTTTTTTAATCATAAGTTTTATCCTTGGTTTTCTGATAGATATCTTTTCCGATACCTTGGCCATTAATGCAGCTGCCACAATTACCATAGCCTATTTAAGACCTACAATTATGCGGTTCGTATTCGGTGTAAACTATGAATTTCAAAGTTTTAAATTAAACAACAGTACCAAGGCACAACAATTTACTTTTTTGGCGTTATTAATTGTAATACATCATGTTGTATTCTTTACTTTAGAAATTTTTAGTTTTGCCAATAGTCTCTTAATCATACAAAAAACGTTTGCTATAGGCCTTGCTTCTTTGATATTGGGTCTATTGTTCAGCACCTTGTTTAGCACTAAGAAAGAATGA
- a CDS encoding GAF domain-containing protein: MLDSLRPKIKSIIHSNQETDTKLQEICNLLQESVPHYDWVGFYFRNGDKEELKLGPYTGEPTDHTIIPFGKGICGQVAVSNENFVVPNVQAQDNYIACSLTVKSEIVVPLFVNGENIGQIDIDSNTPDPFTKEDERFLEFVNEELTKIMEH, translated from the coding sequence ATGTTAGATTCCCTGAGACCTAAAATAAAGAGCATCATCCACTCCAACCAAGAAACAGATACCAAGCTCCAAGAGATCTGTAATCTCCTTCAAGAAAGTGTTCCACATTATGACTGGGTAGGGTTTTATTTTAGGAATGGTGACAAAGAAGAATTAAAGTTAGGTCCCTATACGGGAGAACCAACGGACCACACGATTATACCGTTCGGGAAAGGAATATGCGGACAAGTGGCGGTCAGTAACGAAAATTTTGTTGTGCCTAATGTGCAAGCGCAAGACAACTATATTGCTTGCAGCCTTACCGTAAAATCAGAAATCGTTGTTCCGCTCTTCGTAAACGGTGAAAATATTGGTCAGATAGATATTGATTCCAATACACCCGACCCGTTTACAAAGGAAGATGAACGGTTCTTAGAATTCGTAAATGAAGAATTGACGAAGATTATGGAGCACTAG
- the rodA gene encoding rod shape-determining protein RodA codes for MSGRSILKRIDWLTVFIYFSLVLIGWSNIYSSTFTETQDTLFDFSTLHGKQLFFIGVSLVAILVIMALEVNFYERFSSVFYLFSIVSLLGLFVFGKTIAGATSWYSLGFMNFQPSELAKITTALALAKYLSDIQTDIKRRKDQLYALLIILIPALLIIPQPDPGSALVFFALVFVIFREGLPLFYLGIGFFAILIFVTTLMFGTIWVTIGLALLLVLLFALKRKSFKVPIFPLVIVTTITILFSLSVNFVFNNVFEQRHRDRFSLWLRLEKDPAKLEQIRKTIGYNTYQSEKAIESGGFFGKGFLEGTRTKGDFVPEQHTDYIFSTVGEEWGFIGTATVIILFSILFLRLISLAERQKNDFSRMYGYGVISVLLIHYFINIGMVIGVLPTIGIPLPFFSYGGSGLLFFTILLFIFLKLDTNRLKESF; via the coding sequence ATGTCTGGTAGAAGTATCCTTAAACGAATAGATTGGCTTACGGTATTTATCTACTTTTCATTGGTGCTTATAGGCTGGTCCAACATTTACTCTAGCACCTTTACCGAAACACAGGACACACTTTTTGATTTTAGCACCTTACATGGAAAACAGCTTTTTTTTATTGGCGTAAGCTTAGTGGCCATTTTGGTAATCATGGCCTTGGAAGTGAATTTCTACGAACGTTTTTCCAGTGTTTTCTATCTATTTTCCATAGTCTCACTTTTAGGACTCTTCGTCTTTGGAAAGACCATCGCCGGAGCTACCTCTTGGTACAGTTTGGGATTTATGAATTTTCAACCCTCAGAGCTAGCGAAGATTACGACCGCCCTTGCTCTCGCTAAGTATTTAAGCGATATCCAAACGGATATTAAACGAAGAAAGGACCAACTCTATGCCCTATTAATTATACTTATCCCGGCGTTGCTCATCATTCCGCAACCGGACCCGGGAAGCGCGCTCGTATTCTTTGCCCTGGTCTTTGTTATATTTAGAGAAGGACTACCGTTATTTTATCTCGGAATCGGTTTTTTCGCCATTCTTATTTTTGTAACCACGCTCATGTTCGGAACCATTTGGGTTACCATTGGGCTAGCCTTGCTCCTAGTACTTCTGTTCGCATTAAAACGAAAGAGCTTTAAAGTTCCTATTTTTCCTTTGGTCATCGTGACCACAATCACAATACTGTTTTCGCTCTCCGTCAATTTTGTTTTCAACAATGTATTCGAACAACGTCACCGCGATCGTTTTAGCCTCTGGCTGCGACTAGAAAAAGACCCGGCCAAACTAGAACAGATTCGTAAAACAATTGGCTATAACACCTACCAGTCAGAAAAAGCCATCGAGTCTGGAGGCTTCTTTGGTAAGGGATTTCTAGAAGGAACAAGAACTAAAGGAGACTTTGTACCCGAGCAACATACCGATTATATTTTTAGTACCGTTGGGGAAGAATGGGGCTTCATTGGCACGGCTACTGTAATCATACTTTTCTCCATTTTATTTTTAAGATTGATTTCCTTGGCGGAGCGACAAAAAAACGATTTCTCTAGAATGTACGGATATGGTGTCATTTCAGTACTTCTTATCCACTATTTTATAAATATTGGAATGGTCATAGGTGTGCTGCCTACCATTGGAATTCCTTTGCCCTTTTTCAGTTACGGTGGGTCTGGTTTATTATTCTTTACCATTCTATTGTTCATATTTCTTAAGCTAGACACCAATAGATTAAAGGAAAGCTTTTAA
- a CDS encoding heavy-metal-associated domain-containing protein produces MKHTYTVTGMTCNGCVASVSKYLSEINGVENVAVNLETSEAVVEMRVHIDLDTLKSALPEKYTISKKGKLTTDPLAQEEEKSKLQQLKPLLLIFAYLFAAAFLLNFKAWSTSEAMLDFMGLFYIVFSFFKLLDLKGFPDSFRMYDPLAKILPAYGWVYPFIELALGLLFLMRLQIPIALVVTILILGITTVGVTKSLLDKKSIRCACLGTALKLPMTEATFIENAIMLVMAFAMLLQLV; encoded by the coding sequence ATGAAACATACCTATACAGTAACAGGAATGACCTGCAATGGCTGCGTGGCATCGGTCAGTAAATACCTGTCGGAAATTAACGGTGTTGAAAATGTGGCGGTAAATCTGGAAACCTCGGAGGCCGTTGTTGAAATGAGAGTACATATTGACCTCGATACACTTAAATCGGCCTTGCCAGAAAAATATACCATTTCTAAAAAGGGAAAACTCACCACGGACCCATTGGCGCAAGAAGAAGAGAAATCGAAATTACAGCAGTTAAAACCCCTATTGCTCATTTTTGCCTATTTGTTTGCCGCTGCCTTTTTATTGAATTTTAAAGCATGGAGTACTTCTGAGGCCATGTTGGATTTTATGGGGCTGTTCTATATCGTGTTCAGTTTTTTTAAGTTACTCGATTTAAAAGGCTTTCCGGATAGCTTTCGCATGTATGATCCCCTCGCAAAAATACTTCCAGCCTACGGTTGGGTGTATCCGTTTATTGAGTTGGCTTTAGGATTGTTGTTCTTAATGCGTTTACAAATACCCATAGCTTTAGTGGTAACGATACTTATTTTAGGAATTACCACCGTTGGGGTCACCAAAAGTCTGCTGGATAAAAAAAGCATTCGTTGTGCCTGTTTGGGAACGGCCTTAAAATTGCCGATGACCGAAGCAACCTTTATTGAAAATGCCATTATGTTGGTAATGGCTTTTGCTATGCTGTTACAACTAGTTTAA
- the purH gene encoding bifunctional phosphoribosylaminoimidazolecarboxamide formyltransferase/IMP cyclohydrolase, with amino-acid sequence MSTVKKATSALISVFHKDGLEPIVKKFKELGITIYSTGGTEKFIKDLGIDVVPVEDVTSYPSILGGRVKTLHPKVFGGILNRQDNDGDVAQLAEFDIPQLDIVIVDLYPFEKTVASGASEQDIIEKIDIGGISLIRAAAKNFKDVMCVSSMEDYSEFLEVISKDNGNTTLDDRKRFAAKSFNVSSHYDTAIFNYFNQHHDIAALKVSETNGKVLRYGENPHQKGFFFGDFDAMFSKLHGKELSYNNLLDVDAAVNLMGEFKNEAPTFAILKHNNACGLAQRSTLHQAYVDALAGDPVSAFGGVLISNKEIDKATAEEIHKLFCEVVIAPSYTADALEILKGKKNRIILVQNETTMPEMLVRTCLNGMLLQEKDHKTDAIADLSYATDTKPSEQELDDLLFASKLCKHTKSNTIVLTKNKQLCASGTGQTSRVDALNQAIHKAQSFKFDLNGAVMASDAFFPFPDCVEIAGQAGITSVIQPGGSIKDQLSVDYCNANGISMVMTGTRHFKH; translated from the coding sequence ATGAGCACTGTTAAAAAAGCGACTTCTGCCTTAATTTCCGTTTTTCATAAAGACGGATTGGAACCCATAGTAAAAAAATTCAAGGAACTTGGCATTACCATCTATTCTACCGGTGGCACGGAGAAATTCATTAAGGACCTGGGCATAGACGTTGTTCCTGTAGAAGATGTCACCAGTTATCCCTCCATTCTAGGCGGTCGCGTTAAAACCTTACACCCAAAGGTATTTGGCGGTATCCTCAATCGACAGGACAATGATGGTGATGTTGCGCAATTAGCAGAATTCGATATTCCACAATTGGATATCGTAATCGTAGATTTATATCCCTTTGAGAAAACCGTTGCAAGTGGTGCCTCTGAACAGGACATCATAGAAAAAATAGATATTGGAGGTATCTCTCTAATACGTGCTGCCGCAAAAAACTTTAAAGACGTCATGTGCGTGTCTTCTATGGAAGATTATTCAGAATTCCTCGAAGTCATTTCTAAGGATAACGGAAATACCACGTTGGACGATAGAAAGCGTTTTGCCGCAAAATCCTTCAACGTTTCCTCGCACTATGATACGGCTATATTCAATTATTTTAACCAGCACCATGATATCGCCGCACTTAAGGTCAGTGAGACCAACGGAAAGGTATTGCGTTATGGAGAAAATCCGCATCAGAAAGGATTTTTCTTTGGAGATTTTGATGCCATGTTCTCCAAACTTCACGGCAAAGAACTCTCTTATAATAACTTGTTGGATGTTGATGCCGCTGTAAACCTTATGGGAGAATTTAAAAATGAAGCCCCAACCTTTGCCATTTTAAAACATAATAACGCATGTGGATTAGCGCAACGCAGTACACTTCACCAGGCTTACGTGGATGCTCTGGCCGGCGACCCGGTTTCTGCCTTTGGTGGAGTATTGATAAGCAATAAAGAAATTGATAAAGCCACGGCGGAGGAAATCCATAAATTATTTTGCGAAGTTGTTATTGCACCAAGCTATACAGCGGACGCCCTGGAAATACTTAAAGGCAAGAAGAACAGGATTATACTAGTTCAGAACGAAACCACTATGCCGGAAATGCTGGTAAGAACTTGTTTAAACGGCATGTTGCTTCAGGAGAAAGACCATAAGACAGATGCTATTGCAGATTTAAGCTATGCAACGGACACCAAGCCAAGCGAGCAAGAACTTGATGATTTACTGTTCGCTTCAAAATTATGTAAGCATACAAAGTCTAACACCATTGTGCTGACAAAGAACAAGCAACTGTGTGCTAGTGGTACGGGACAAACTTCGCGAGTAGATGCCCTGAACCAAGCCATACACAAAGCGCAATCCTTTAAATTTGACCTAAACGGTGCCGTAATGGCCAGTGATGCATTCTTCCCATTCCCTGATTGTGTTGAGATTGCAGGCCAAGCAGGAATTACAAGTGTTATACAACCGGGGGGCTCTATCAAGGACCAGTTGAGTGTGGATTATTGTAATGCGAACGGAATTTCAATGGTGATGACGGGCACCCGTCATTTTAAGCATTAA
- the mrdA gene encoding penicillin-binding protein 2, with protein MRKILLSSIIVIIGITFLSRLSYLQIFSFSPDQVLEDPAIKAIYDYPERGYIYDRNGELLVGNDPAYDVMVIPREVKALDTLEFCGLIGVDKEKFKEKLRKARVYSPRLPSVLVPQLSKEDYARLQEKMRKYKGFYIQKRSLRYYDTPSAANVLGYISEVNEGDLAKNKYYVQGELKGRTGVERYYEDLLRGRKGVQYIQKDRFNRDIGPYKNGALDTLPEQGKQISITLDKKLQEYGERLMNGKRGGIVAIEPATGEILSMISGPTYDPALLVGRERSKNYTKLYNDTIANPTWDRSIHAQQPPGSPFKTLNALIALQEGVMDESSTIRCYNGFYVGKKKRGCHCGGGLRNMNSGIYQSCNAYFAGTFRKIFEKFDTTDEGMDVWEKHMKSFGLGNYLGYDLPFGQKGRIPSKEYYDKWYGDNRWSSSFIISNSIGQGEILATPVQLANMTAAIANKGHYFTPHILKKIQGKDISDPKYTEPKRTTIDRKHFDPIIQGMADVYKKGTARWVQVPGINIAGKTGTAENFTKIDGVRTQLTDHSVFVAFAPVENPKIAIAVYIENGYYGSRYAGHIASLMIEKYIKGTITRTDLEKKMLDKTLEHEYAKPYSGEEFKINEYVW; from the coding sequence ATGAGGAAAATACTTTTATCATCAATTATCGTCATCATAGGAATTACCTTCCTTAGCAGACTTTCCTACCTTCAAATTTTCAGTTTTTCACCAGATCAAGTTTTAGAAGACCCTGCCATCAAGGCAATATACGATTACCCTGAACGTGGTTATATTTACGACAGAAATGGGGAGCTTTTGGTCGGTAACGACCCAGCTTATGATGTCATGGTCATACCCAGAGAGGTCAAAGCTCTTGATACACTAGAATTTTGCGGATTAATAGGGGTTGATAAGGAAAAATTCAAGGAAAAGCTTAGAAAAGCTAGAGTATATTCCCCGAGACTGCCATCGGTCTTGGTTCCACAATTATCAAAAGAAGATTACGCAAGACTTCAAGAAAAGATGCGTAAGTACAAAGGATTCTACATCCAAAAAAGGTCCTTACGTTATTATGATACGCCTAGCGCTGCCAATGTACTGGGTTATATTAGCGAAGTCAATGAAGGGGATTTGGCAAAAAACAAATACTACGTTCAAGGAGAACTAAAGGGGAGAACCGGTGTTGAACGCTACTATGAAGATCTCTTGCGCGGACGAAAGGGAGTTCAGTATATTCAAAAAGACAGATTCAATAGAGATATTGGCCCCTATAAAAATGGAGCATTGGACACACTTCCAGAGCAGGGCAAACAAATTAGTATTACACTTGACAAAAAGCTTCAAGAGTACGGAGAGCGTCTAATGAACGGTAAAAGAGGTGGCATTGTAGCCATTGAACCCGCCACCGGCGAGATACTTTCCATGATATCCGGCCCTACCTATGACCCTGCACTTTTGGTCGGACGGGAACGCTCTAAAAACTATACCAAACTTTATAACGACACTATAGCGAACCCTACTTGGGACCGATCAATTCATGCCCAACAACCCCCCGGGTCGCCATTCAAGACGCTAAACGCACTTATTGCGTTACAAGAAGGTGTTATGGACGAGTCCTCTACCATTCGCTGTTACAATGGGTTTTATGTCGGAAAAAAGAAAAGAGGTTGTCATTGCGGCGGAGGTCTTCGCAATATGAACAGTGGAATCTATCAATCTTGCAATGCTTATTTCGCAGGTACCTTTAGGAAGATTTTTGAAAAGTTCGATACCACCGATGAAGGAATGGACGTATGGGAAAAGCATATGAAGAGTTTCGGTTTGGGCAATTACCTTGGCTATGACCTTCCTTTTGGACAGAAAGGAAGAATCCCTAGTAAAGAGTATTATGATAAATGGTACGGAGATAATCGATGGAGCTCTTCTTTCATCATATCAAATTCCATAGGGCAAGGAGAAATCTTGGCTACTCCGGTACAACTGGCCAATATGACTGCGGCCATCGCAAATAAAGGCCATTATTTTACGCCGCATATCCTTAAAAAAATACAAGGAAAAGATATTAGCGACCCCAAATACACAGAACCTAAAAGGACAACTATAGATCGAAAACATTTTGACCCGATCATTCAGGGAATGGCCGATGTTTACAAAAAAGGAACGGCCAGATGGGTACAAGTACCAGGTATTAATATTGCGGGGAAAACGGGTACGGCAGAGAATTTTACAAAAATAGACGGCGTACGAACCCAACTTACGGACCATTCGGTGTTCGTGGCTTTTGCTCCAGTCGAAAATCCTAAGATAGCGATTGCAGTGTATATAGAAAATGGGTATTACGGCTCGCGTTATGCAGGACACATCGCCTCCTTAATGATTGAAAAATATATCAAGGGAACCATTACAAGAACCGACTTGGAAAAGAAAATGCTAGACAAAACTTTAGAACATGAATATGCGAAGCCCTACAGCGGTGAAGAGTTCAAGATAAACGAGTATGTCTGGTAG
- a CDS encoding HYC_CC_PP family protein → MVMAVLVLFSTVSWTIEKHTCMGRVMDVALFSKAQDCGMEAAMLMMEEDSDENHCCGEEILTIQGQDDLNISFNDITLDQQVFIAVFAKAYVALFSSSEQQTNINEYYPPPLLVRDIQLLDETFLI, encoded by the coding sequence GTGGTCATGGCGGTGTTAGTATTGTTTTCAACAGTCTCATGGACTATTGAAAAGCACACGTGTATGGGTCGTGTAATGGATGTTGCTTTATTCTCAAAGGCTCAGGATTGTGGTATGGAAGCAGCGATGCTGATGATGGAGGAAGACTCTGATGAAAACCACTGTTGTGGTGAGGAAATCCTGACGATTCAAGGTCAAGATGATCTCAACATTTCTTTTAACGATATTACTTTAGACCAGCAGGTCTTTATCGCAGTTTTTGCGAAGGCCTACGTTGCGTTGTTCTCTAGTAGTGAACAGCAAACGAATATAAACGAGTATTACCCACCACCACTTCTGGTCAGGGACATACAGTTACTTGACGAAACTTTTTTAATTTGA
- the mreC gene encoding rod shape-determining protein MreC produces MQQIINFLIRYKTFLLYAFLLFISLVFTFQSHSYHQSKFLNSANYFSGSIYEASNNITAYFNLREENRNLVRENELLRFQLYNKQEGITPITDSLLNSYTVVQGTIVKNSFSDQRNYITINKGRLDSVKQDMGVITDKGILGIIENTSKNYATVQSILNEKSNINAKIKNSNHFGSLVWNTKDYNTVQLIDIPRLVQLTIGDTIVTGAMSSIFPENIPIGTIKKFDLDTSKSFYFIDVALFNDMTNLKHVYVIQNLNRKEVLELETETRTTNDQ; encoded by the coding sequence ATGCAGCAGATTATAAATTTTCTGATTCGGTATAAAACGTTCTTACTTTATGCCTTTCTGCTCTTTATTTCCTTGGTTTTCACTTTTCAATCGCATTCCTATCACCAGTCTAAATTTCTAAATTCCGCTAACTATTTTTCGGGCAGTATTTATGAGGCTTCCAATAATATCACCGCTTATTTTAACCTTCGCGAAGAGAACCGTAATCTCGTAAGGGAAAATGAATTACTAAGATTTCAACTTTATAACAAGCAAGAGGGCATCACCCCAATAACGGATTCCTTACTGAATAGCTATACCGTAGTACAGGGTACCATAGTAAAGAACAGCTTTTCCGACCAAAGAAACTATATCACCATAAACAAAGGTCGCTTAGATAGTGTAAAACAAGATATGGGCGTAATTACGGACAAGGGTATTCTGGGGATTATAGAGAATACATCTAAGAACTATGCCACGGTGCAGAGTATATTGAACGAAAAATCGAATATCAATGCTAAGATTAAAAATTCCAACCATTTTGGTTCGTTGGTCTGGAATACCAAAGACTATAACACCGTTCAGTTGATAGATATTCCCAGACTGGTTCAGTTAACGATTGGGGATACTATAGTAACCGGTGCAATGAGTAGTATCTTTCCTGAAAACATTCCCATTGGCACGATAAAGAAATTTGATTTGGACACGTCAAAGAGTTTTTATTTTATTGATGTGGCCTTATTTAACGACATGACCAATTTGAAACATGTATATGTTATTCAAAATTTGAATAGGAAAGAAGTTTTAGAACTGGAAACAGAAACACGAACAACCAATGATCAGTAG
- a CDS encoding NHL repeat-containing protein produces the protein MKYIYIVLFGALLVISCKQKESLPKEWVLAKSIQLNEVNPIGITELNGKLWLSDGDHNRLVQIDGEGNIEQTIDSLERPMHIDAAEETIYIPQYGADNIVMLRSGERGVLSLTDSLDAPAGVSVLGREKAIADFYSNRILYSDGNNWISFGKEGKAKGEFYYPTDVQITDSLIWVADAYNNRVQAFDKKGNFVKIMGQDQKMNAATGIFVSDTEVFVTDFENDRILIFDHDGNLQQEISEHIEKATDLMIFNAQLYVINYRNGEINVFDFAEVTQPKGAQENKE, from the coding sequence ATGAAATATATATACATAGTACTATTCGGAGCACTTTTGGTAATCTCTTGTAAACAAAAAGAGTCGCTCCCAAAAGAATGGGTCCTTGCGAAGTCTATCCAGCTAAATGAAGTAAACCCAATTGGCATTACCGAGCTAAACGGTAAGCTATGGCTTTCCGATGGAGACCATAATCGTTTGGTTCAAATAGATGGAGAAGGCAATATTGAACAAACTATAGATTCTTTGGAAAGACCTATGCATATTGATGCTGCTGAGGAAACCATTTACATTCCGCAATACGGAGCGGATAACATTGTTATGTTGAGGTCCGGAGAGCGTGGAGTGCTTAGTCTAACGGATAGTTTGGATGCACCAGCGGGTGTTTCTGTATTAGGAAGAGAGAAAGCGATAGCCGATTTCTACAGTAATAGAATTTTATATTCCGACGGGAACAACTGGATATCCTTTGGAAAAGAAGGTAAAGCTAAGGGTGAATTCTATTACCCAACCGATGTGCAAATCACCGATTCCTTAATTTGGGTGGCCGATGCTTATAACAATAGGGTTCAAGCTTTTGACAAAAAGGGGAACTTTGTAAAGATTATGGGCCAAGATCAAAAGATGAACGCCGCAACGGGTATTTTCGTGTCTGACACCGAGGTGTTCGTGACCGATTTTGAAAATGACCGCATACTCATTTTTGACCATGATGGGAACTTGCAACAGGAAATCTCAGAGCATATTGAAAAGGCCACCGATTTAATGATTTTTAATGCGCAACTTTATGTAATCAACTATAGAAATGGTGAAATCAATGTGTTTGATTTTGCAGAAGTGACCCAACCAAAGGGGGCTCAAGAAAACAAAGAATAG
- a CDS encoding rod shape-determining protein, whose protein sequence is MGFFDFLTEEIAIDLGTANTLIIHNDKVVVDSPSIVARDRITGKIIAVGKEANMMQGKTHENIKTIRPLKDGVIADFDASEKMINMFIKNIPALKKKWFPPALRMVICIPSGITEVEMRAVKESAERVNGKEVYLIHEPMAAAIGIGLDIMQPKGNMIVDIGGGTTEIAVIALGGIVCDKSVKIAGDVFTNDIIYYMRTQHNLYVGESTAEAIKIEIGSATEDLQSPPDEKSVQGRDLLTGKPKQVQISYREIAKALDKSILRVEDAVMETLSQTPPELAADIYNTGIYLAGGGSMLRGLDRRLSQKTDLPVYIAEDPLRAVVRGTGIALKNLERYKSILIK, encoded by the coding sequence ATGGGATTTTTTGATTTCTTGACTGAAGAGATAGCCATAGATTTAGGAACGGCGAACACGCTTATCATCCATAATGACAAGGTCGTAGTAGATAGCCCTTCTATCGTTGCTCGTGATAGAATTACAGGTAAAATTATCGCAGTTGGTAAGGAAGCCAACATGATGCAAGGAAAAACCCATGAAAATATAAAGACCATTCGTCCTTTAAAGGATGGGGTAATTGCCGATTTTGATGCATCTGAAAAGATGATCAACATGTTCATTAAAAATATCCCGGCATTAAAGAAAAAATGGTTCCCGCCTGCCTTGCGCATGGTCATCTGTATCCCATCTGGTATAACGGAAGTAGAAATGCGTGCGGTAAAAGAATCAGCGGAGCGCGTAAACGGCAAAGAAGTATATCTTATTCACGAGCCCATGGCAGCGGCCATTGGTATTGGTCTTGACATTATGCAGCCCAAAGGAAATATGATCGTAGATATAGGTGGTGGTACCACGGAAATTGCAGTAATTGCCTTAGGTGGTATTGTTTGTGATAAGTCGGTCAAGATTGCAGGTGACGTTTTCACCAATGATATTATCTACTACATGCGTACGCAGCATAACCTGTATGTGGGTGAAAGTACTGCGGAGGCAATTAAAATTGAAATTGGTTCGGCGACGGAAGACCTACAATCTCCCCCGGACGAAAAATCGGTTCAAGGACGAGATTTACTAACGGGTAAACCCAAACAAGTACAGATTTCTTATCGGGAAATCGCAAAAGCACTGGACAAATCTATTTTGCGCGTGGAAGACGCGGTAATGGAAACCCTATCGCAAACTCCACCAGAATTGGCAGCGGATATCTACAATACAGGAATTTATTTGGCCGGGGGTGGTTCTATGCTGCGTGGCCTGGACAGAAGGTTATCTCAAAAAACGGACCTGCCCGTATACATTGCAGAAGATCCTTTAAGAGCCGTAGTTCGTGGTACAGGAATAGCATTGAAAAACCTAGAACGATACAAGAGTATCTTGATCAAGTAA